The DNA region tataatttgtGCCGAATGCGGTGATTCAATTGAACTTATAGAACCCGCTTTACGTTGTAAAAATAATAACGCACCGAAATAATATCCACGTTGAATAATAAGAACAAGAGAGTAACAAGTACACGAAATCACAAGATTTAATCAAAAAGTAGCTAGGTGTACCTGTTTCTGGTGGTACCAGGGTCTCCATTTTCTTGTAATGGGCAGACCGAGGGCGCTTAAGCTATATCTTGTGGATAATACTGGAACTCTTCCATCTGTGTCTCCACTGAGCAGACCAAAAGAGGATGATGAGGTATTAGAGCACAATATTACTAATACTTAGCCACACATTATAGCTTATGAGGTGGTAAATTTTCTAAAGGAGCATCCATAACTTGGTTAGGTCCCAATAATGTGTAAAATAGAGAGAGGAAAAGTGGgggtctttttcttttcaagaaCGAAATGATACAATTGTGTTAAGGAATAATAATACCTGTAGACCCAAATTTTGAGTCCAGCATCGATGAGCTTGTGATATATAGGAAGAACTGATTCCTTTGAGTCTGACCAATTACCGAAGATCGACATActgaatattaaaaaataaaacgtTGTTATTATTCTCCAATTCATGTATGTTTTAGGAAAAGAAATTTATAAGttacaaaagaaaatgaagttttCATTACTTGCAGATGCTCCAGTTTTTGAGATGTTGACCATCACCAACATGGAGAGCCTTTTGAACATCAGGTCTATTGTAATAATAGGAAGTATAATCATCAAGACAGGGGTCGTATCCTCCCATTATCCTCGGTATCTGATTACAACGTTAATAATAAGTACCAGATTTAATATAATGTAACATGAACTAGACTAGACATCAATATTGAAAATTGTCCCAGAAAATACACAAATTCATTTCGATTAGTGTCGTCTCGATGTAACTTATATACACTGACACTATAAAATCTTTTTATAGGATCAGTATCTCTTAACTATTGTAAAGAGTAACTTATCTTATTTTTCAGGttactaatttatttaattacatcATCAAGTCACATTTATTTGTTGTAACAGGTAACCTGCaacattattttgaatattaaaaatctctctttttacaaaaattttacCTATAGCTATCttttaaaaattctttaaaCTATCAATGCATATAAGTTAAATTACTCTAGGAAATAGAAAAATTCAGTTACCATCTTGGACTTGCTATCGAATAAGACTTGTGTGGTGAGCTGTTGTGAACTAGCAGTATCCCTTATGCAGACTGAAGTATAGAGGCTATAGATATCAATCTCCTTGTACTGTTTGAGCACTTCATCAACAGCCTGAGTACAAGTCTGATTGCTCCAAGTATCATTGCTGTGAAAATCACAGGAATCTAAAATAGTTTTGTGAGTTTCATCAGAAACGACAGCGTGGCTCCAAGCATAATCTACCAGACCCTTCCAGTCCTCTGCATCACATGTTTCAGGATTTCCCAGCTGCACCGACAacattaatatttttattaagttaAAATTACATATCAACAAAGGGTCATTTTACGAGAGATGTAGAAGACAACCTGCATTCGTTTCAGTTTATGTaacacatttttctttttaatttgttcgAAAAGGCACAAACTTCTAAATTTGGAACTTTGGATTTCCTGTTTGTCCCTTAATGGAAATCTTTTAtaatcacaaaaatattatgacatatttacggctacaaatttcaaaaaaaaaaaaaaattcacacaaTTGTTAGTCACATGTTTAATACTATAAAAGGGaaaaggcttttttttttgtcttaaattccGTATCGAATCACACACTGTCTTATAAATTGGAACTAAGGGAGTATATTATACCAGGATTCCTCTGAGATCAATGAAAAGGGAAGAGTCTTTGTTCTTGTCAACAATGACTTCAGCCAACTCAGGTACATATTTTCCTGCCCAGAAAAACATTAAAAATGTAAGCAGGTGCAGAAATTTTCAAAAGCCATATATAGTCTTTGGTAGAAGATAGTTATGGTATATTACCTGCATAACTCTCTCCAGCAATATAAAACGGCCGTTTTCTATATGATGGAAACTTGAGAAGCCACTTGTGCAGAAAAGCATATGTGTCATTGGCTGGTCAAGCAGTTCAAAAAAGTCAGAAAGAAAGACAGAATTTCAACATCAAGTAAGTTATTTCTAAAGAAATAAATCACACATCAGTATTTAAGAAAGATGACAGATAAGTGAAAGTAGAAATTAATTAAgacaaaatatcaacatcacgtAAGATAGTTCTGGAAAAATAGGACATAGTACATGACTGTGAAGGATGACAAATTCACCTGTGAAATCATCTCCAATGTTATGATAATCTCCACTTGTATTTGAGTATGAAAAGCCAACACCAATTGGAGATTCCAGGAACAACAAGTTTGCTTCTGCATCACTAGAATTATTAAGAAACACACACAGAGAAAGAAagagtgtgtatatatatatatatgagtgagTCATGAAGCAACAGACATGCCTAGACTAACTAGAGGCCCTTTCCTACTAGATAAGAATCAATTGCCTAGCATTAGATCCAAGTTTGACAAGGCTAATTTTTATGTTAGTTAGAATGCTTACGACACCAGAATTTGGCCTTCTTGTTTCGGCCTATTCTGGAATTTGTGGTGATGGGATCACCAAATAAGGTGTTGTAATGGAGGTTAGGCCCAGCCCCCCtccttgtaatattttgctaatacAACACTGCCCAGAGGAAAACTGGGCaatatgataaaaaataaaaaaagtgttCAAGTAGAAATGCATGCATGTAAGGTAGTTTATATATAGGAAAAAATTAAACAGAAAATTAACCTTTGTTCCAAGAGTAAGGATTAAGTTTTAGGCCAAATCCATCAGAGTCTACAAGAAAAGGCCCAATCTCTTGAGTTGCTCCATATCCCACTGAAGAGCATCCCGGACCTGAAACATTGTGATGCTCATATCAGAAAACACcaaataattaatatgaatatgaaaggaaaaaaaaggatcATATCCTCTTAGTGTTAATCTATGGGATGATATGTCACcaaataattaatatgaatatgaaagaaaaaaaatatcacatcCTCTTAGTGTTAATCTATGGGATGATATGTGAACCTTTTGTTGGATATCCATATTTTATCGACtattgataaaatatatattgttaGATCACAAAGCTAAATTGTTTGACTAGGAATATTAATCTCATTGATAAGGAATTTCTTCGATTGTGTTTCCCAAGCTTCTTTTCAGTCAAAGAGAATTTATTGATCTCGTCTACGTACCGCCAAACATATATCCATTTCTCAATCCAAGAATTATTGTCCTTAGGATATACTTTTGTAGATAACTTCTTTAGTAAATCAACATAATATAGTACTATTAAgtatatattattattgaaCTTTATCCATTGTAACCGATGATAGCAGAGTGCAAACCCATGATGCATATgacatcttcttcttttttttttttttttttttttttttttttggtcttacGCTTACCTCCATTAAGCCAAAGCACTAAAGGTTTATCCTGAGGGGCAATTGAGCATTCGTAGAACCAATAAAAGAGTGCTCTTCCATTGTTCTCATTTACTGTCACAAGTCCAGCATAGTGTTTGAAGTTTACACTAGGTTGGCCTGGCAAATCTGTGACAAGATCCTCATGAGTAGAATCAGACTTCTTGTTATTATTGGACAATTGTTGAGAACGTCCAATAATTTCCAATGGCTCCAAAAACAATAAGGAAATAATAAGaaacaaagaatatttggaaaACATCATCTTTGATAttaagctttaaaaaaaaaaaaaaaaaaaagacacccAACTTGGAgacaagaaaataagttaaaagtGCAAGTACACGACGAACCATCTATCTATTTATGGTTGTGCAAAAAGCACTTTATGAACAAACCCATTATCTATAAGGTCCATGTGATATATAATTTTAGAAATCTATACGTACCAAACTTATGTTTTAAATGGGATATTTCAAGCCTATGGACTATGGTATCTGACATAGCTATTAGGCAGGTTTATTCTAGAGCTAATTCGTTTGCATGGACATTAAAAGGGTTAGTGGAGTCTCCATTTTAATTTGTGTGTGGGTTGTTGGATCACTAATCACGTGAGCAAATGCCCAAAAGGGTTACTTTAACATGgctcaaaaaattaattaattcttatCCAAGCACAATGAATAATATACTAGTAATTCACACTTAAAGATCTTCCCCGTTACCTTCTCCAATAAAAGTTTAGGAATGGCTTATTACAAAAAAGAGCACAGCCAGTGTGGATGAAAAGATCGAGTAATACAATTTAAAGAAGACCAGTTGCAGTTGGGCCGTGGGCGGATTAAACTCCAACTCTTTTCCGTTCTGTTTTACTTGTCTCACGCGTTTATAAAAAATAGttgtcgttttaaaaaaaaaaaaaaaaaaaaaaaagaacaagagatAATTGATTCTTTGTTTATACTGAccttttttggtaaaaaaaaatgacgtAAAAGTAAGAAGTAATgctaaattgaaacaaaaaaataactaaaggtaacttaattaaattattcttttactttatagtattattttttaaagacatGTGCACAAGGAATAAGTGGCAAGTAAAATGAAACGGAGGGGTACTTTGCTTTCGGTCAGAGAAAAGTAGTCATCACTCTAGCTCATTTTGGACATCGTTGTAAGTTTTAGATTTNNNNNNNNNNNNNNNNNNNNNNNNNNNNNNNNNNNNNNNNNNNNNNNNNNNNNNNNNNNNNNNNNNNNNNNNNNNNNNNNNNNNNNNNNNNNNNNNNNNNGTGCGatgatgtggtgtggcgccaaACGACAaaggcgaccaccgttctaagagccctatgcatgatttgtatttttatgagtaagcactttgatattttgaatattgcatttattttccgTACTtgggttttgactatgatcttgtttaccatatttcatgctttgcatactcggacatattcatcgacccctttcttcgtgggTCACATATGCCGCGGGGGCGgcatacttatttggatgatccaccagcccCGGATTCCCCGTTCAGCCGTCTTCGGGAGCGCTCCCgattccggagcctatactttgatccagccttttgttattatatatatgtacatgtttgttcacgggcacggcggggcccccgtcccgtcatatgattttgttatgactcttagaggtccgtagacatatatgcgtgggttatgggtattcaccgTTCGGGCcgtgtccgtgtgatttgtgatttggacgtccccccacactatgatagccttaccggctttatatgtgatattatccgcCGGAAGGTATGacgtatatgtatacatatttgtGACGGCTTtgggtgacgttccacttttcttcGTATGTATATGTTCGTGTACTTGTATGTGTCATTCGCAtgctatttctgattaatgggtgtgtacgggtgcccagtccgggcactagtcgcggcctacggggttgggtcgtgacaaatactACATATAAGAAGCacccatgtggccatggcccacaccttagGTGGTCGGCCACATagcccttattttttttttgtttttcatctaATAATACAccttccaaaaatagaatacttactaaaaatggaagttGACCCCAATTGCTTCCTTAACctttccataccaacaaaaccatacacaatttaagcctttaaagcGAACAAAAGTCTCTgcttcatatctcggaatggtcttgtccttactAATCAaagttgactcggattatcccgtcgtacgaagtacgggatataacacactTGAAATTCCCGGGAAGGTTCTAGAATG from Lycium ferocissimum isolate CSIRO_LF1 chromosome 2, AGI_CSIRO_Lferr_CH_V1, whole genome shotgun sequence includes:
- the LOC132045700 gene encoding serine carboxypeptidase-like 31; amino-acid sequence: MMFSKYSLFLIISLLFLEPLEIIGRSQQLSNNNKKSDSTHEDLVTDLPGQPSVNFKHYAGLVTVNENNGRALFYWFYECSIAPQDKPLVLWLNGGPGCSSVGYGATQEIGPFLVDSDGFGLKLNPYSWNKEANLLFLESPIGVGFSYSNTSGDYHNIGDDFTANDTYAFLHKWLLKFPSYRKRPFYIAGESYAGKYVPELAEVIVDKNKDSSLFIDLRGILLGNPETCDAEDWKGLVDYAWSHAVVSDETHKTILDSCDFHSNDTWSNQTCTQAVDEVLKQYKEIDIYSLYTSVCIRDTASSQQLTTQVLFDSKSKMIPRIMGGYDPCLDDYTSYYYNRPDVQKALHVGDGQHLKNWSICNMSIFGNWSDSKESVLPIYHKLIDAGLKIWVYSGDTDGRVPVLSTRYSLSALGLPITRKWRPWYHQKQVGGWVEEYKGLTFATFRGAGHAVPTFKPSESLAFFTSFLNGESLPFQRI